Proteins encoded within one genomic window of Bradyrhizobium sp. AZCC 1719:
- a CDS encoding superoxide dismutase, giving the protein MSSMSRRHLMFAATGIAAVAAAPRLVFAQAAAPAPTGPFTLPPLTYPTNAFEPHIDAKTMEIHHGKHHAAYVANLNNVAKTNPQLGTAKIEDVLGNLNALDDSIKFTVRNNLGGHANHTMFWEIMGPNGGKPEGEVLAAIDRDLGGMEKFQNDFNAAGGRQFGSGWVFVTVGKDGKLAIETRPNQDNPMMDGKRALMGNDVWEHAYYLNYQNRRADYLKAWWNTVNWAKIAERYAAAKAGTLGV; this is encoded by the coding sequence ATGTCATCCATGTCCCGGCGCCACTTGATGTTTGCTGCAACCGGTATCGCGGCCGTGGCTGCAGCCCCACGTCTGGTCTTCGCGCAGGCCGCTGCTCCCGCCCCAACCGGGCCGTTCACGCTGCCGCCGCTGACCTATCCGACCAATGCGTTCGAACCCCACATCGACGCCAAGACGATGGAAATCCACCATGGCAAGCACCATGCAGCCTATGTCGCCAACCTCAACAACGTCGCCAAGACCAATCCGCAATTGGGCACGGCGAAGATCGAGGACGTGCTCGGCAACCTGAATGCGCTCGACGACAGCATCAAATTCACCGTCCGTAACAATCTCGGCGGCCATGCCAACCACACCATGTTCTGGGAGATCATGGGCCCGAACGGCGGCAAGCCGGAGGGCGAGGTGCTGGCGGCGATCGATCGCGATCTCGGCGGCATGGAAAAATTCCAGAACGATTTTAATGCTGCCGGCGGACGCCAGTTCGGCTCGGGCTGGGTGTTCGTGACGGTGGGCAAGGACGGCAAGCTTGCGATCGAGACCCGTCCGAACCAGGACAATCCGATGATGGACGGCAAGCGCGCCCTGATGGGTAACGACGTCTGGGAGCACGCTTATTACCTGAACTACCAGAACCGCCGCGCGGATTATCTGAAAGCGTGGTGGAATACGGTGAACTGGGCCAAGATCGCCGAGCGTTATGCCGCGGCGAAGGCCGGTACACTCGGCGTTTGA
- the katG gene encoding catalase/peroxidase HPI: MDDKTKCPFSGGNRARTNRDWWPDSLDVSVLHRNSTLSDPMGEAFDYAKEFKTLDLNAVIKDLHALMTDSQEWWPADFGHYGGLMIRMAWHSAGTYRITDGRGGAGAGQQRFAPLNSWPDNANLDKARRLLWPIKQKYGRKISWADLMILAGNVALESMGFKTFGFAGGRPDVWEPEELFWGPEGTWLGDERYSGERQLAEPLGAVQMGLIYVNPEGPNGNPDPIAAAKDIRETFFRMAMNDEETVALIAGGHSFGKTHGAGDPSLVGADPESGALEDQGLGWKSKHGTGVGADAITGGPEVIWTQTPTKWSNLFFKNLFENEWELTQSPAGAKQWKAKGTEATIPDAYDKSKKHVPTMLTTDLSLRLDPAYEKISRRFYENPDQFADAFARAWFKLTHRDMGPIARYLGPLVPKETLIWQDPIPAVDHPLIGEQDIAALKAKILASGLSVSQLVSTAWASASTFRGSDKRGGANGARIRLSPQKDWEVNQPAELKSVLQKLEAIQKEFGKKVSLADLIVLGGCAAVEKAAKDAGLDVKVPFTPGRMDASQDQTDVESFAPIEPRADGFRNFVSAKKHQFMKPEEALVDRAQLLRLTGPEMTVLVGGLRVLGANFGGSKHGVFTQKPGTLTNDFFVNLLDMGTQWQPAGSDGVYESRDRKTNAVKWTGTRVDLIFGSHSQLRAFAEVYACTDSKEKFAKDFVAAWTKVMNLDRFDIA, translated from the coding sequence ATGGATGACAAGACCAAATGCCCGTTCTCGGGCGGCAATCGCGCACGCACGAACCGCGACTGGTGGCCGGACTCGCTTGACGTTTCGGTCCTTCACCGCAATTCCACGCTCTCCGATCCGATGGGCGAGGCGTTCGACTACGCCAAGGAATTCAAGACGCTCGACCTCAATGCCGTGATCAAGGACCTGCACGCGTTGATGACGGACTCGCAGGAATGGTGGCCGGCCGACTTCGGTCACTACGGCGGCCTGATGATCCGCATGGCGTGGCACAGCGCGGGCACCTACCGCATCACGGATGGCCGCGGCGGCGCCGGCGCCGGTCAGCAGCGCTTCGCGCCGCTGAATAGCTGGCCTGACAACGCCAATCTCGACAAGGCGCGCCGGCTGTTGTGGCCGATCAAGCAGAAATACGGCCGGAAAATATCGTGGGCCGACCTGATGATTCTGGCCGGCAACGTCGCGCTGGAATCGATGGGCTTCAAGACGTTCGGCTTCGCCGGCGGCCGCCCCGACGTCTGGGAGCCCGAGGAGCTGTTCTGGGGGCCTGAGGGCACCTGGCTCGGCGACGAACGCTATAGCGGCGAACGCCAGCTCGCCGAGCCGCTCGGCGCCGTGCAGATGGGCCTCATCTACGTCAACCCGGAAGGGCCGAACGGCAATCCGGACCCGATCGCGGCGGCCAAGGATATCCGCGAGACCTTCTTTCGCATGGCGATGAACGACGAGGAAACCGTCGCCCTGATTGCCGGCGGTCACTCCTTCGGCAAGACCCACGGCGCCGGCGATCCCTCGCTGGTCGGAGCGGACCCGGAAAGCGGTGCGCTCGAGGATCAGGGCCTCGGCTGGAAGAGCAAGCATGGCACGGGCGTCGGCGCCGACGCCATCACCGGCGGCCCTGAAGTCATCTGGACGCAGACGCCGACCAAGTGGAGCAATCTGTTCTTCAAGAACCTGTTCGAAAACGAATGGGAACTGACGCAGAGCCCGGCTGGCGCGAAGCAGTGGAAGGCAAAAGGGACGGAAGCCACGATCCCGGACGCCTACGACAAGTCGAAGAAGCATGTGCCGACCATGCTGACCACCGACCTGTCGCTGCGCCTCGACCCGGCCTACGAGAAGATCTCGCGGCGCTTCTACGAGAATCCGGACCAGTTTGCGGATGCGTTCGCGCGTGCCTGGTTCAAGCTCACGCACCGCGACATGGGCCCGATCGCGCGTTATCTCGGCCCGCTGGTGCCGAAGGAAACGCTGATCTGGCAGGACCCGATTCCGGCGGTCGATCATCCGCTGATCGGCGAGCAGGACATCGCCGCGCTGAAGGCGAAGATTCTCGCCTCCGGCCTCTCGGTGTCCCAGCTCGTCTCGACCGCATGGGCGTCGGCCTCGACGTTCCGCGGCTCCGACAAGCGCGGTGGCGCGAACGGCGCGCGGATTCGCCTCAGCCCGCAGAAGGACTGGGAGGTCAACCAGCCGGCCGAGCTCAAGAGCGTGCTGCAGAAGTTAGAGGCGATCCAGAAGGAGTTCGGCAAGAAGGTCTCGCTTGCCGACCTGATCGTTCTCGGCGGCTGCGCGGCGGTCGAAAAAGCCGCCAAGGACGCCGGACTAGACGTGAAGGTGCCGTTCACGCCGGGGCGCATGGACGCGTCGCAGGACCAGACCGACGTCGAATCCTTCGCCCCGATCGAACCGCGTGCCGACGGCTTCCGCAACTTCGTCAGTGCTAAGAAGCACCAGTTCATGAAGCCTGAGGAAGCATTGGTGGACCGGGCGCAGTTGCTGCGGCTGACGGGGCCGGAGATGACGGTTCTCGTCGGCGGCCTGCGTGTCCTCGGCGCCAATTTTGGCGGGTCGAAGCACGGCGTGTTCACCCAAAAGCCCGGCACGCTGACGAACGATTTCTTCGTCAACCTGCTCGACATGGGCACGCAATGGCAGCCCGCCGGCTCCGACGGCGTATACGAGAGCCGAGACCGCAAGACGAATGCCGTCAAGTGGACCGGCACCCGCGTTGACCTGATCTTCGGTTCGCACTCGCAGCTCCGCGCCTTCGCGGAAGTCTATGCGTGCACGGACTCGAAGGAGAAGTTTGCGAAGGATTTCGTGGCGGCGTGGACCAAGGTGATGAACCTCGATCGATTCGACATCGCCTGA
- the pnp gene encoding polyribonucleotide nucleotidyltransferase: MFNTHSVEIDWGGRPLKLETGKIARQADGAVMATYGETVVLATVVAAKAPREGVDFLPLTVDYQEKTYAAGRIPGGYFKREGRPTEKETLVSRLIDRPIRPLFADGWRNETQVIVTVLSHDMENDPDVLSMVAASAALTLSGAPFKGPIGAARVAFSNDEYILNPTLDEMTDTQLDLVVAGTSDAVLMVESEAKELSEEIMLGAVMFGHRHFQPVIKAIIELAEKAAKDPREVTIIDNSEIEKEMLGLVEQDLRSAYAIPIKQERYAAVGKAKEKVIAHYFPEGQEPKYDKLRIAGVFKELEAKIVRWNILDTGKRIDGRDSKTVRNIIAEVGVLPRAHGSALFTRGETQAMVVTTLGTGEDEQYIDALSGTYKETFLLHYNFPPYSVGETGRLGGTKRREIGHGKLAWRAIHPVLPPHHEFPYTVRVVSEITESNGSSSMASVCGASLALMDAGVPLKRPTAGIAMGLILEGSRFAVLSDILGDEDHLGDMDFKVAGTDQGITSLQMDIKIEGITEEIMKVALGQAREGRVHILGEMAKALTNARAELGEYAPRIETFKIATDKIREVIGTGGKVIREIVEKTGAKVNIEDDGTVKVASNDGEAMKAAIKWIKSIASDPEIGQIYEGTVVKVMEFGAFVNFFGAKDGLVHISQLAANRVQKTSDVVKEGDKVKVKLLGFDDRGKTRLSMKVVDQVTGEDLEAKQKAEGQAPREAAGE; this comes from the coding sequence ATGTTTAATACGCATTCCGTCGAGATCGACTGGGGTGGACGTCCCCTCAAGCTGGAAACCGGCAAGATCGCCCGTCAGGCCGACGGCGCCGTGATGGCGACCTACGGCGAGACCGTCGTGCTTGCCACCGTCGTTGCCGCCAAAGCGCCGCGCGAAGGCGTCGACTTCCTGCCGCTGACCGTGGACTACCAGGAAAAGACCTACGCCGCGGGCCGCATTCCCGGCGGCTACTTCAAGCGCGAGGGACGTCCGACCGAAAAGGAGACGCTGGTCTCCCGCCTGATCGACCGCCCGATCCGTCCGCTGTTCGCTGACGGCTGGCGCAATGAAACCCAAGTAATCGTCACCGTGCTCTCGCATGACATGGAGAACGATCCCGACGTGCTGTCGATGGTCGCCGCCTCGGCCGCGCTGACGTTGTCGGGCGCTCCGTTCAAGGGACCGATCGGCGCCGCGCGCGTTGCCTTCAGCAACGACGAATACATCCTCAACCCGACGCTCGATGAAATGACCGACACGCAGCTCGACCTCGTCGTCGCCGGCACGTCGGACGCGGTGCTGATGGTCGAATCCGAAGCCAAGGAGCTCTCGGAAGAGATCATGCTCGGCGCGGTCATGTTCGGTCACCGCCACTTCCAGCCGGTGATCAAGGCGATCATCGAGCTGGCCGAGAAGGCCGCCAAGGACCCGCGCGAAGTCACCATCATCGACAACAGCGAGATCGAGAAGGAAATGCTCGGCCTGGTCGAGCAGGACCTGCGCTCGGCCTACGCGATTCCGATCAAGCAGGAGCGCTATGCGGCGGTCGGCAAGGCCAAGGAAAAGGTGATTGCGCACTATTTCCCGGAAGGCCAGGAGCCGAAATACGACAAGCTGCGCATCGCCGGCGTGTTCAAGGAGCTCGAAGCCAAGATCGTTCGGTGGAACATCCTCGATACCGGCAAGCGCATCGACGGCCGCGACAGCAAGACCGTGCGCAACATCATCGCCGAAGTCGGCGTCCTGCCGCGCGCCCATGGTTCGGCGCTGTTCACCCGCGGCGAGACCCAGGCGATGGTCGTGACCACGCTCGGCACCGGCGAGGACGAGCAATACATCGACGCGCTGTCAGGAACCTACAAAGAGACGTTCCTGCTGCATTACAACTTCCCGCCCTACTCGGTCGGTGAAACCGGACGGCTCGGCGGCACCAAGCGCCGCGAGATCGGCCACGGCAAGCTCGCCTGGCGCGCGATCCATCCGGTGCTGCCGCCGCATCACGAATTTCCCTACACCGTGCGCGTGGTCTCCGAGATCACCGAATCCAACGGCTCGTCGTCGATGGCCTCGGTGTGCGGCGCCTCGCTGGCGCTGATGGATGCAGGCGTTCCCTTGAAGCGGCCGACCGCGGGCATCGCGATGGGCCTGATCCTGGAAGGCTCCCGCTTTGCGGTCCTGTCCGACATTCTCGGCGACGAGGATCATCTCGGCGACATGGACTTCAAGGTGGCCGGCACCGACCAGGGCATCACCTCGCTGCAGATGGACATCAAGATCGAGGGCATCACCGAGGAGATCATGAAGGTCGCGCTCGGTCAGGCGAGGGAAGGGCGTGTCCACATCCTCGGCGAAATGGCCAAGGCGCTGACCAACGCCCGCGCCGAGCTCGGCGAATACGCGCCGCGCATCGAGACCTTCAAGATCGCGACCGACAAGATCCGTGAAGTGATCGGCACCGGCGGCAAGGTGATCCGCGAGATCGTCGAAAAGACCGGCGCCAAGGTCAACATCGAGGACGACGGCACGGTCAAGGTTGCCTCCAATGACGGCGAGGCGATGAAGGCCGCGATCAAGTGGATCAAGTCGATCGCCTCCGATCCGGAGATCGGCCAGATCTATGAGGGCACCGTGGTCAAGGTGATGGAGTTCGGCGCGTTCGTGAACTTCTTCGGCGCCAAGGACGGCCTGGTCCACATCAGCCAGCTCGCCGCCAACCGCGTGCAGAAGACCTCCGACGTCGTCAAGGAAGGCGACAAGGTCAAGGTCAAGCTGCTCGGCTTCGACGACCGCGGCAAGACCCGGCTGTCGATGAAGGTGGTCGATCAGGTGACCGGCGAGGACCTCGAGGCCAAACAGAAGGCGGAAGGCCAAGCGCCGCGTGAAGCCGCCGGCGAGTAA
- the infB gene encoding translation initiation factor IF-2, with protein sequence MVDTKTPGDKTLSVPTKTLTLKPRVETGTVRQSFSHGRTKQVVVEKRGKRRVGGDAPATETHAPEPAAAKAAPAAKAPLSRPAATPGAAPRGGSGVVLRTLTEDERSARASALADAKMREIEERRLAEEEAKRRASREGIEQAEREAAEARRKAEEERHRLEEEAKRKAEVEAKKRFGETEAKPAATTTPAPAAARPAAARPAGARPAAVPPARAPGVAADGSDEDEGPRQIRRGPGGAMRPVAAPKTTHKPGPQKERGRLTVVTALNDDVRERSIASFRRRTQRLKGHAANEPKEKLVREVTIPEAITIQELANRMSERAVDVIRMLMKQGAMHKITDVIDADTAQLIAEELGHTVKRVAASDVEEGLFDVVDDSTDTEPRSPVVTVMGHVDHGKTSLLDALRHANVVSGEAGGITQHIGAYQVTSPESGKKITFIDTPGHAAFTAMRARGAKVTDIVILVVAADDGVMPQTVEAINHAKAAKVPMIVAINKIDKPDAKPERVRTELLQHEVQVESFGGEVVDVEVSAKNKTNLDKLLEMIALQAELLDLKTNSERPAEGTVIEAKLDRGRGPVATVLVQRGTLRVGDIIVAGAEMGRVRALISDQGENIDEAGPSVPVEVLGFNGPPEAGDRLAVVENEARARQVTSYRAHQKRENAAASISGMRGSLEQMMSQLKTAGRKEFPLIVKADVQGSLEAILGSLEKLGTDEVAARILHAGVGGISESDVTLAEGFNAAIIGFSVRANKEAAAAAKRNGIEIRYYNIIYDLVDDIKKAMSGLLAPTLRETMLGNAQILEVFNISKVGKVAGCRVTDGTVERGANVRLIRDNVVVHEGKLSTLKRFKDEVKEVQSGQECGMAFENYGDMRVGDVIECYRVETIQRSL encoded by the coding sequence ATGGTTGATACCAAAACGCCTGGCGACAAGACTTTGAGTGTTCCGACCAAGACCTTGACGCTGAAGCCGCGGGTCGAGACGGGCACCGTGCGCCAGAGCTTCAGCCATGGCCGGACCAAGCAGGTCGTGGTCGAAAAGCGTGGCAAGCGCCGCGTCGGCGGCGACGCGCCCGCCACTGAGACGCATGCGCCCGAGCCGGCCGCCGCCAAGGCGGCGCCCGCCGCAAAGGCCCCCCTCTCCCGCCCTGCAGCAACGCCGGGTGCCGCGCCGCGCGGCGGTTCGGGCGTGGTGCTGCGAACGCTGACGGAAGACGAGCGTTCCGCCCGCGCCAGCGCGCTGGCCGACGCCAAGATGCGCGAAATCGAGGAACGCCGTCTGGCCGAGGAAGAGGCCAAGCGCCGCGCCAGCCGTGAAGGCATCGAACAGGCCGAACGCGAGGCCGCCGAAGCCCGCCGCAAGGCCGAGGAAGAACGGCACCGCCTGGAAGAGGAAGCCAAGCGCAAGGCCGAAGTCGAGGCCAAGAAGCGATTTGGCGAGACCGAGGCCAAGCCCGCGGCGACGACGACGCCGGCACCCGCCGCAGCACGACCCGCCGCCGCCCGCCCGGCCGGCGCCCGTCCGGCAGCGGTGCCGCCCGCGCGTGCCCCGGGCGTTGCCGCCGACGGTTCCGATGAAGACGAAGGTCCGCGTCAGATTCGGCGCGGCCCCGGCGGCGCCATGCGCCCCGTAGCCGCTCCCAAGACCACCCACAAGCCCGGTCCGCAAAAGGAGCGCGGCCGCCTGACCGTGGTCACCGCGCTCAATGATGACGTGCGCGAGCGTTCGATCGCCTCGTTCCGCCGCCGCACCCAGCGCCTGAAGGGCCATGCCGCCAACGAGCCGAAGGAAAAGCTGGTCCGCGAGGTCACGATTCCGGAAGCGATCACGATCCAGGAACTTGCCAACCGCATGTCGGAGCGCGCGGTCGATGTCATCCGCATGCTGATGAAGCAGGGCGCGATGCACAAGATCACCGACGTGATCGATGCCGATACAGCGCAGCTAATCGCCGAGGAACTGGGCCACACCGTCAAGCGCGTCGCCGCGTCCGACGTTGAAGAAGGCCTGTTCGACGTCGTCGACGATTCCACCGATACCGAGCCGCGCTCGCCGGTCGTCACCGTGATGGGCCATGTCGATCACGGCAAGACCTCGCTGCTTGACGCGCTGCGCCACGCCAACGTGGTGTCGGGCGAAGCCGGCGGCATCACCCAGCATATCGGCGCCTATCAGGTGACCTCGCCGGAAAGCGGCAAGAAGATCACCTTCATCGATACGCCCGGCCACGCCGCGTTCACCGCGATGCGTGCGCGCGGCGCCAAGGTAACCGACATCGTGATCCTGGTGGTGGCGGCCGATGACGGCGTCATGCCGCAGACGGTGGAGGCGATCAACCACGCCAAGGCGGCGAAGGTGCCGATGATCGTGGCGATCAACAAGATCGACAAGCCCGACGCCAAGCCGGAACGCGTGCGCACCGAGCTGTTGCAGCACGAGGTTCAGGTCGAATCGTTCGGCGGTGAAGTCGTCGACGTCGAGGTCTCCGCCAAGAACAAGACCAATCTCGACAAGCTGCTCGAAATGATCGCGCTGCAGGCCGAGCTGCTCGACCTCAAGACCAATTCGGAACGGCCTGCCGAAGGCACCGTGATCGAAGCCAAGCTCGATCGCGGCCGCGGCCCGGTTGCGACCGTGCTGGTCCAGCGCGGCACGCTGAGGGTTGGCGACATCATCGTGGCCGGCGCCGAAATGGGCCGTGTCCGCGCGCTGATCTCGGACCAGGGCGAGAACATCGACGAAGCCGGACCTTCGGTGCCGGTCGAGGTGCTCGGCTTCAACGGCCCGCCGGAAGCCGGCGACCGCCTTGCGGTGGTCGAGAACGAAGCCCGCGCCCGCCAGGTAACGAGCTATCGCGCCCACCAGAAGCGCGAGAACGCCGCTGCCTCGATTTCCGGCATGCGCGGCTCGCTCGAGCAGATGATGTCGCAGCTCAAGACCGCGGGCCGCAAGGAATTCCCGCTGATCGTCAAAGCCGACGTTCAGGGCTCGCTCGAAGCCATTTTGGGTTCGCTGGAAAAACTCGGCACCGACGAAGTCGCCGCGCGCATCCTGCACGCGGGCGTCGGCGGCATCTCCGAATCCGACGTCACGCTGGCGGAAGGCTTCAATGCCGCGATCATCGGTTTTTCGGTGCGCGCCAACAAGGAAGCTGCCGCGGCAGCCAAGCGCAACGGCATCGAGATCCGCTACTACAACATCATCTACGATCTCGTCGACGACATCAAAAAGGCGATGTCCGGCCTGCTCGCGCCGACGCTGCGCGAAACCATGCTGGGCAATGCGCAGATCCTGGAAGTGTTCAACATTTCCAAGGTCGGCAAGGTCGCCGGCTGCCGCGTGACCGACGGCACCGTGGAGCGCGGCGCCAATGTTCGCCTGATCCGCGACAACGTCGTCGTGCACGAAGGCAAGCTTTCGACGCTGAAGCGCTTCAAGGACGAAGTGAAGGAAGTGCAGTCCGGCCAGGAATGCGGCATGGCGTTCGAGAATTACGGCGACATGCGTGTCGGCGACGTCATCGAATGTTATCGCGTGGAGACGATCCAGCGCTCTCTGTAA
- a CDS encoding LysR substrate-binding domain-containing protein yields the protein MIQMTLRQLRYFDALARHGHFGRAAEACSISQPALSMQIKEMEEVLGGVLLERSARQVTLTKFGEEIVQRVRDILRSVDELGDFARASRDRLAGRLRIGMIPTIAPYLLPKVIENLARLHPELDIHVRETLTPKLIKEVVEGRLDTAIVALPVSEPSLTEVACFSENFLLVRPGEDEGTPVPSHDTLREMRLLLLEEGHCFRDQALSFCNMQSSPPREVLDASSLSTLVQMVGAGIGVTLIPEMAVAVETRSAPVSVARFRNPQPSRTIGMVWRKTSPLAGQLQQISEVVCLAADALREQRKTGSSSRKSRA from the coding sequence ATGATCCAGATGACACTCAGACAGCTTCGCTATTTCGATGCGCTGGCACGTCACGGCCATTTCGGACGCGCAGCAGAGGCATGTTCGATCTCGCAGCCGGCGCTGTCGATGCAAATCAAGGAAATGGAAGAAGTCCTGGGCGGCGTGCTGCTGGAACGAAGCGCGCGACAGGTGACGTTGACGAAATTCGGCGAAGAGATCGTCCAGCGTGTCCGCGACATCCTGCGCTCGGTCGATGAACTCGGAGATTTTGCCCGTGCCTCGCGTGACCGGCTCGCAGGGCGCTTACGCATCGGCATGATTCCTACGATTGCGCCCTATCTTTTGCCGAAGGTGATCGAGAATCTCGCGCGCCTGCATCCGGAGCTCGACATTCACGTGCGTGAGACGCTGACGCCGAAGCTTATCAAGGAAGTTGTCGAGGGCCGGCTCGATACCGCGATCGTTGCGCTGCCGGTGTCGGAGCCTTCGCTGACCGAGGTCGCGTGTTTTTCTGAGAATTTCCTGCTGGTGCGGCCGGGCGAGGATGAAGGAACGCCGGTACCGAGCCACGACACGCTGCGCGAAATGCGGCTCCTGCTGCTCGAGGAGGGCCACTGCTTCCGCGATCAGGCGCTGTCGTTCTGCAACATGCAGTCCTCGCCGCCGCGGGAAGTCCTGGACGCGAGCTCGCTGTCGACGCTCGTGCAAATGGTCGGCGCCGGTATCGGCGTCACCCTGATCCCGGAAATGGCGGTCGCGGTGGAAACCCGCTCGGCGCCGGTCTCCGTCGCCCGCTTCAGGAATCCGCAGCCGTCGCGAACCATCGGCATGGTCTGGCGCAAGACGAGCCCACTCGCCGGACAGCTCCAGCAAATCTCCGAAGTGGTTTGCCTCGCAGCCGACGCGTTGCGCGAACAGCGCAAGACGGGATCGTCATCACGGAAATCACGGGCCTGA
- the rpsO gene encoding 30S ribosomal protein S15: protein MSITAERKAEVIKTNATKAGDTGSPEVQVAILSERINNLTGHFKTHVKDNHSRRGLLKLVSTRRSLLDYIKKKDEARYKALLEKHNIRR, encoded by the coding sequence ATGTCGATTACCGCCGAACGCAAAGCGGAAGTCATCAAGACGAATGCCACCAAAGCCGGCGACACCGGCTCGCCCGAGGTCCAGGTTGCGATCCTGTCGGAACGCATCAACAATCTCACGGGCCACTTCAAGACCCACGTGAAGGACAATCATTCACGCCGCGGCCTCCTGAAGCTCGTGTCGACGCGCCGCTCGCTTCTCGACTACATCAAGAAGAAGGACGAGGCGCGTTACAAGGCGTTGCTCGAAAAGCATAACATTCGCCGTTGA
- the rbfA gene encoding 30S ribosome-binding factor RbfA, whose protein sequence is MPRHHSKGSAPGGSQRQLRVGETVRHAVADILSHGNVHDPDLEGHIITVPEVRMSPDLKLATIYVMPLGGRDTDVVIAALERNKKFLRGEIAHRVNLKFAPDLRFRVDERFDEAERIEKLLRTPAVQRDLAPDSDDK, encoded by the coding sequence ATGCCCCGCCATCACAGCAAGGGTTCCGCTCCCGGCGGCTCGCAACGACAATTGCGCGTCGGCGAAACGGTGCGCCATGCGGTCGCCGATATTCTGTCGCACGGTAACGTGCACGACCCCGACCTCGAAGGCCACATCATCACCGTTCCCGAGGTGCGAATGTCGCCGGACCTGAAACTCGCGACGATTTACGTAATGCCGCTCGGTGGACGCGACACCGACGTCGTGATTGCAGCGCTCGAACGCAACAAGAAATTCCTGCGCGGCGAGATCGCACATCGCGTTAACTTAAAATTTGCTCCCGACCTTCGCTTTCGCGTCGACGAACGATTCGACGAAGCGGAACGGATCGAGAAATTACTGCGAACACCTGCGGTGCAAAGAGACCTCGCACCCGATTCGGACGATAAGTGA
- the truB gene encoding tRNA pseudouridine(55) synthase TruB → MVTTAANRAIEQQTADSHDAEKNNFSDSRNDGERRADDSNRRDNNDPRHTKQPRQNNQPRRDKRDVHGWVILDKPIGMTSTHAVAILKRLFQAKRAGHAGTLDPLASGGLPIALGEATKTVPFVMDGRKRYRFTVAWGEERDTDDTEGRVTQSSELRPSADAIRALLPQFTGLIEQIPPQYSAIKVQGERAYDLARDGETVELKPRPVEIHELTLVEHGDNGQSVFEAECGKGTYVRALARDIGRILGCFGHICALRRTLVGPFRETDMIPLEELEALCNRAASGEGSLADALLPVETALDDIPALAVTRADAARLHRGQAVLLRGRDAPNSSGTVYVTVAGRLLALAEIGNGELIPKRVFNLTGLTASPGRSNERV, encoded by the coding sequence ATGGTTACGACCGCTGCCAACCGCGCGATCGAGCAGCAAACTGCCGATTCGCACGACGCTGAAAAAAATAATTTTTCCGATTCACGCAACGATGGTGAACGCCGCGCGGACGATAGTAATCGCCGCGACAACAACGATCCGCGCCACACCAAGCAGCCGCGCCAGAACAACCAGCCGCGGCGCGACAAGCGCGACGTTCATGGCTGGGTGATTCTCGACAAGCCGATCGGCATGACTTCGACGCATGCGGTCGCCATTCTCAAGCGCCTGTTCCAGGCCAAGCGCGCCGGCCACGCCGGCACGCTCGATCCGCTGGCGTCCGGCGGCCTGCCGATCGCGCTCGGCGAGGCCACCAAGACGGTTCCATTCGTGATGGACGGCCGCAAGCGCTACCGCTTCACGGTCGCCTGGGGCGAGGAGCGCGACACCGACGATACCGAGGGGCGGGTGACCCAGAGCAGCGAACTCCGCCCGTCAGCGGACGCGATCCGGGCCCTGCTGCCTCAGTTCACCGGGCTGATCGAGCAGATCCCGCCGCAATATTCGGCGATCAAGGTCCAGGGCGAGCGCGCCTATGACCTCGCGCGGGACGGCGAAACCGTCGAATTGAAGCCACGGCCGGTCGAGATTCACGAATTAACCCTTGTAGAACATGGAGATAACGGCCAATCCGTGTTCGAGGCGGAGTGCGGCAAGGGCACCTATGTCCGGGCGCTGGCCCGCGATATCGGCCGAATTCTGGGCTGTTTCGGCCATATCTGCGCGTTGCGGCGGACGTTGGTCGGCCCGTTCCGCGAAACGGACATGATTCCGCTGGAAGAGTTGGAGGCTTTATGCAATAGAGCCGCGTCTGGCGAGGGAAGCCTCGCCGACGCGCTTTTGCCCGTTGAGACCGCGCTGGACGACATCCCGGCACTGGCCGTCACACGGGCTGATGCGGCAAGGCTCCACAGGGGCCAGGCCGTTTTGTTGCGCGGACGGGATGCGCCCAATAGTAGCGGCACAGTCTATGTCACGGTGGCAGGCCGTCTTTTGGCGCTTGCTGAAATTGGCAATGGCGAACTCATCCCCAAGCGCGTGTTCAACCTGACCGGGCTGACTGCCAGTCCCGGTCGCAGCAATGAGAGAGTTTGA